CTCGTGTCCCACTCGGTCGTGCTGTCGATGGCGTAACCGAGCCTGCCTTCGCCGCCTGGTCGCTGTACGTGCTCGACGGGCGCCGGCTGTAGGCGAGGACGCCGGCCTACGCAGGCCGGCGGAACCGTGAACGGTTCCGGAAGCTTATCCACAAGCTGTGGACCGGCCGACCGCGCCCAGCTGCCACTGCTGGTCCACAGCAGCGTACGGCTGCTGATCACCCTCGGCGGGTCCGGGTTCTACGAGCCGAAGCCCCGCTTCCTGTTCCCCGCCTTCCCCTCCTCCTTCCGCTCGCGCAAGCACTGGTACGCACGGCGAGAGCCCGGCCCGGCACGCGGCCGTAGTTGCCGGTGCCCTGGGCCGGGCTCTCCCTCGCCCACGGCGCGTATCCGGTCGTGATGGCCGATACGCCGCCGTAGGCCACGCCTGCTGTCGCGGCTTACTCGCCGTCTTCTTCCTCGGGCTTCTCCGCCTCGTTGATCTCCTGCTCCAGGCCGAGCTGCTCGACGAGCCACTTGTCGAACTCGATGGCGGCCCGCACCCAGCTGACCGTCGACGAGACGAAGTGTTCCAGGGCCACGCCGGTGCCGATCAGCATCTGCGCCTCGCCGATCAGGCGGACGGTGCCGTCGTCGTGCGTGTGGCTGTAGACCTTCGGCCACAGGGTCCGGCGGTTCCAGTCGTCGATCGACTCGAGGAGCTGCGGCTTCTCGTCGATCTGGTGGGGCCGGTCGTAGAACGTCCGCACCGAGAAGACCTGCTGGTCGCCCTCGCCGCGGAACATGAAGTACGTACGGAACTGCTCCCACGGCGCCGCGAGGTCACCCTCGTCGTCGACGACGTACTTCAGCTCCATCTGGTCCAGGAGCTGCTTCACGAGGTCCTGATCCGGGACTACGGGGCCGGGCGGCGGGCCGGGCTGCGGCTCGGGCTTGCCCCCGAAGTTCGGAATCGAGGACGGGTCGATGGACATACAAGGCACTCCTGCGGTCGTCTGGCTCGTCCGGCCATCGCTGAGACCAGACGTATAGTCCACCCTCTCTCTCTTGGCCCATGCACGGCAACCTGCCTGGCTGACGGGCTTCCGCTGTGTGCCGGATCAGCTGGGTGAGTACCAGAATCCCGGCCCCAGCCCCTTGGCCCGTCGAAGCTCCAGGAAATACCGGCGCGCCCCCTCCTCGCGCCAGTCAATCCCGTCGACAGCCCCGGACCCTCCACGTAGGCTCCGGCCTCCCGCCTGCCGCTGCAAGGCCGGA
Above is a window of Streptomyces sp. DT2A-34 DNA encoding:
- a CDS encoding YbjN domain-containing protein gives rise to the protein MSIDPSSIPNFGGKPEPQPGPPPGPVVPDQDLVKQLLDQMELKYVVDDEGDLAAPWEQFRTYFMFRGEGDQQVFSVRTFYDRPHQIDEKPQLLESIDDWNRRTLWPKVYSHTHDDGTVRLIGEAQMLIGTGVALEHFVSSTVSWVRAAIEFDKWLVEQLGLEQEINEAEKPEEEDGE